A single genomic interval of Chloracidobacterium validum harbors:
- a CDS encoding FFLEELY motif protein, with amino-acid sequence MPKKASASSKINLALKRELQDFQVNQLKRNFSDLYASKDYGQLCEFFAQDIYAPRDFEERNRSFEQISSYFRNSLGERFFHGLIRLLDLYEMSDGMDNLMVITLERMGVKKGISQAQYDEAYYLCNNYDERIEQLDLIVECFHFTHSLCRYRLIGMILKTARLTSHMFSSSKDNIVDMLQRGYDALRPVKDIQPFTDTIYDRELKRLNRIYDFYSQQVASS; translated from the coding sequence ATGCCTAAAAAAGCGTCGGCTTCATCCAAGATTAATCTTGCGCTCAAGCGCGAACTCCAGGACTTTCAGGTCAACCAACTCAAGCGAAACTTCAGCGACCTCTATGCCTCGAAGGACTATGGCCAACTGTGCGAGTTTTTTGCCCAGGATATCTACGCGCCGCGTGACTTCGAGGAACGCAACCGCAGTTTCGAGCAAATTTCCAGTTACTTTCGCAACTCGCTCGGCGAGCGGTTCTTCCACGGACTGATTCGCCTGCTCGACCTCTATGAGATGTCGGATGGCATGGACAACCTCATGGTCATCACGCTCGAAAGGATGGGGGTCAAGAAGGGTATTTCGCAAGCGCAGTACGACGAGGCCTACTATCTGTGCAACAACTATGACGAGCGGATCGAACAACTCGATCTCATCGTCGAATGCTTTCACTTCACGCACAGTCTCTGTCGGTATCGGTTGATCGGGATGATTCTCAAAACCGCCCGGCTCACCTCGCACATGTTTAGCTCATCAAAAGACAACATCGTTGACATGCTCCAGCGTGGTTACGATGCGCTTCGTCCGGTCAAGGACATCCAGCCATTTACCGACACCATCTACGACCGCGAACTCAAGCGGCTGAACCGTATTTATGACTTCTACAGTCAACAAGTTGCCTCGTCCTAG
- a CDS encoding patatin-like phospholipase family protein, which translates to MTSTVNKLPRPSPSLSPAGRPPSPPTPRPPSSRRHRLPQSRQPVGRDKTALVLAGGGITGVVYEIGALHALDQYFGKDFTIADFDMIVGLSAGGFVGSFLANGVTPEAMFTALRNDPHAPIAPFPKWDVFQPNFAEFFERALALPCTLAANTFKRLRSATVGGNPYVSVFDEILPSGLFTNDRVESYVRHSLHRLGRTNDFRQLRRTLYIVATELDTGDRIVFGDEAHDHVPISKAVQASTAIPLFYRPVRVGRRDYVDGAMRKTLHVDIAIAKGAKLIVCINPVVPLRNDIEREAVPLFEGKGRYLREKGFGYIAWQMLRVLLHSRIELGLERYQRLYPDVDIILIEPRMDDYRMFFHNIMDYEARVPLAKHGNDTVMAHLSEHFDEYAAIFARHGIELARPGRRIPLSVPAHRPAPPRAPALRSDLDISRLQASLDALEARLTDRTPPPPEAVGRLIATQSER; encoded by the coding sequence ATGACTTCTACAGTCAACAAGTTGCCTCGTCCTAGCCCCTCCCTCAGCCCGGCCGGCCGGCCGCCGTCACCGCCAACGCCCCGCCCACCATCCAGCCGGCGTCACCGCCTGCCTCAATCGAGACAACCAGTCGGCCGCGATAAGACGGCCCTCGTCCTCGCCGGTGGTGGCATTACCGGCGTTGTCTATGAGATTGGAGCCCTTCACGCGCTCGACCAGTACTTCGGGAAGGACTTCACCATCGCCGATTTTGACATGATTGTTGGCTTGTCGGCCGGTGGTTTCGTTGGCTCGTTCCTGGCCAACGGGGTCACGCCCGAAGCGATGTTTACCGCGCTGCGGAATGACCCGCACGCGCCGATTGCCCCATTTCCGAAGTGGGATGTGTTTCAGCCAAACTTCGCCGAGTTTTTTGAGCGTGCGCTCGCCCTGCCCTGCACCCTGGCCGCAAACACCTTCAAGCGGCTGCGGAGCGCGACGGTGGGTGGCAACCCGTATGTGAGCGTTTTTGATGAAATTCTGCCATCCGGCCTTTTCACCAATGACCGCGTAGAAAGCTACGTACGGCATAGCCTGCACCGGCTTGGACGCACCAATGACTTTCGCCAGCTTCGGCGCACGCTCTACATCGTGGCCACCGAACTGGACACCGGCGACCGCATCGTGTTTGGGGATGAGGCACATGACCATGTGCCGATTTCCAAGGCCGTCCAGGCCTCAACCGCCATTCCGCTGTTTTACCGCCCGGTCCGAGTTGGCCGTCGTGACTACGTGGACGGCGCCATGCGCAAAACGCTGCACGTGGACATTGCCATTGCCAAAGGGGCAAAGCTCATCGTGTGCATCAACCCAGTCGTGCCGCTGCGCAACGACATCGAACGAGAAGCCGTGCCACTGTTTGAAGGCAAGGGGCGCTACTTGCGGGAAAAAGGCTTTGGTTACATTGCCTGGCAAATGCTGCGCGTGCTGCTGCATTCGCGCATCGAGCTGGGACTCGAACGCTACCAACGACTCTACCCGGACGTGGACATCATCCTGATCGAGCCACGGATGGATGATTACCGGATGTTTTTCCACAACATCATGGACTACGAGGCCCGCGTGCCACTCGCCAAGCATGGCAACGACACGGTGATGGCGCATTTGTCCGAGCACTTTGACGAATACGCCGCCATTTTTGCGCGTCATGGCATCGAGCTGGCGCGCCCCGGCCGGCGCATTCCGCTCTCGGTGCCGGCTCACCGACCGGCGCCCCCGCGCGCGCCGGCCCTTCGGTCAGACCTGGACATCTCGCGGTTGCAGGCATCGCTCGACGCCCTCGAGGCGCGGCTGACCGACCGGACGCCACCACCGCCAGAAGCCGTGGGACGGCTCATCGCAACGCAAAGCGAGCGCTAA
- a CDS encoding DNA methyltransferase, producing MRSSKTMKTKSKAMQSFPDFGSGSCFEEQRHEAKGKKKQNPINDLDLENWKSLTDIWTDSLWLIPSRDKSGAHTAEYHGNFVPQIPRQVIQRYTKRGDVVLDAFLGSGTTLIESQRCGRHGIGIELLSEVAHKATARIALEPNRHGIQNHVIIGDSSSPDIKGRIVEALERIGRDLVDLVMLHPPYHDIIKFSDSPDDLSNQATVAAFCEALGRVIENTTEKLRPGRFLIIVIGDKYADSAWIPLGFYVMQEALKREFILKSIVVKDMQGNRAKQNQEQLWRYRALLGGFYVFRHEYVFVLKKKA from the coding sequence ATGCGTTCATCAAAAACGATGAAAACAAAAAGTAAGGCGATGCAAAGCTTCCCCGACTTTGGCAGCGGGTCATGTTTTGAAGAACAACGTCATGAAGCCAAGGGAAAGAAAAAACAAAATCCAATCAACGACCTCGATTTAGAGAATTGGAAATCGCTCACGGACATTTGGACCGACAGTCTTTGGCTCATCCCATCAAGGGACAAGAGCGGCGCACATACCGCCGAGTACCACGGCAACTTCGTGCCTCAGATTCCCCGGCAGGTGATTCAGCGCTACACAAAAAGGGGCGATGTGGTTTTGGACGCATTTCTTGGCAGTGGAACGACCCTGATTGAATCACAGCGCTGCGGTCGGCACGGAATCGGGATTGAACTTTTGTCCGAAGTGGCGCACAAGGCCACGGCGCGAATCGCGCTCGAACCAAACCGGCACGGCATTCAAAACCACGTCATTATTGGCGATTCTTCAAGCCCAGACATCAAAGGCCGCATCGTTGAAGCCTTGGAGCGCATAGGTCGTGACCTAGTCGATCTGGTCATGCTTCATCCACCCTATCACGATATCATCAAATTCTCTGACAGCCCTGATGACTTATCAAATCAGGCAACTGTAGCAGCATTTTGTGAGGCATTGGGACGAGTCATTGAAAATACGACCGAAAAACTTCGTCCGGGTCGTTTTTTGATAATCGTCATCGGTGACAAATACGCCGACTCGGCGTGGATTCCTCTGGGCTTTTATGTCATGCAGGAAGCACTGAAACGAGAATTTATTTTGAAGTCGATTGTTGTGAAAGACATGCAGGGAAACCGCGCAAAGCAGAACCAGGAGCAGCTTTGGCGGTATCGCGCGCTCTTGGGAGGCTTTTATGTCTTCAGGCACGAATATGTGTTTGTGCTGAAAAAGAAAGCATGA
- a CDS encoding TolB family protein, whose amino-acid sequence MLRNDSGGVLAAAREVVEPLAQISSDGNDSRLCFGIENLLTFGETMAMRICRRPGLVLRQATYLCLTGAFLWLTAALPGSAQQPRLGQQGSPKTYPAPKLDSREKHLANLRQLTFGGENAEAYFSFDGRRLIFQSTRDGRACDQIYVMDITGARQRLVSTGLGRTTCAYFLRDGKHVIYSSTHLMQRECPPRPDFSRGYVWALYPSYDIFKASLDGKRLIRLTDSPGYDAEATVSPDGKHIVFTSDRSGDLELYIMDTDGQNVRQLTHALGYDGGAFFSHDGKKIVWRASRPQGQALDEYQALLKEHLIRPSQLDIYVMDVDGTNPRRLTNNGKANFAPFFTPDDQKVIFSSNMDDPRGRNFELYLVNLDGTGLERVTYEETFDGFPMFSPDGKKLVFASNRNGRAMGETNIFIADWLP is encoded by the coding sequence TTGCTCAGAAACGATTCTGGTGGCGTGCTGGCAGCCGCGCGTGAAGTGGTTGAACCGCTTGCCCAAATCAGCTCGGACGGCAATGATAGCCGACTCTGCTTTGGCATTGAAAACCTTTTGACATTCGGAGAAACAATGGCAATGCGCATCTGTCGGCGACCCGGCCTGGTTTTACGGCAAGCCACCTACCTGTGCCTCACCGGCGCGTTCCTGTGGCTGACGGCGGCGTTGCCGGGCAGCGCCCAGCAGCCCCGTCTCGGCCAGCAAGGCTCACCGAAGACCTACCCGGCACCCAAGCTCGATTCGCGGGAAAAGCACCTGGCCAATCTGCGTCAACTGACCTTTGGCGGCGAAAATGCCGAAGCGTACTTTTCATTCGACGGCCGCCGGCTCATTTTCCAATCCACCCGCGACGGCCGCGCCTGCGATCAAATCTACGTCATGGACATCACCGGCGCGCGCCAGCGCCTGGTCAGCACCGGCCTCGGACGGACGACCTGCGCCTATTTTCTCCGCGATGGCAAACACGTCATCTATTCCTCGACCCACCTCATGCAGCGTGAGTGCCCACCGCGCCCGGACTTCTCACGTGGCTATGTCTGGGCGCTGTATCCGAGCTACGACATTTTCAAAGCCAGCCTGGACGGTAAACGCCTCATCCGCCTCACCGATTCGCCCGGCTATGATGCCGAAGCCACGGTTTCACCGGATGGCAAGCACATTGTGTTTACGTCTGACCGCTCCGGTGACCTGGAGCTTTACATCATGGATACCGATGGCCAGAACGTGCGGCAGTTGACGCATGCGCTGGGGTACGATGGCGGCGCATTCTTTTCCCATGATGGCAAGAAAATCGTCTGGCGGGCGAGCCGCCCGCAAGGCCAGGCGCTCGACGAATACCAAGCGCTGCTGAAAGAGCACCTCATCCGCCCGTCACAACTGGATATTTACGTGATGGACGTGGATGGCACGAACCCCCGCCGGTTGACCAACAACGGCAAAGCCAACTTTGCGCCATTCTTCACGCCCGATGACCAAAAGGTTATTTTCTCATCGAATATGGATGACCCACGCGGACGCAACTTCGAGCTGTATTTGGTCAATCTGGATGGCACGGGGCTAGAGCGCGTCACCTATGAGGAGACGTTCGATGGCTTTCCCATGTTTTCACCGGATGGGAAAAAGCTGGTCTTTGCTTCGAACCGCAACGGCCGCGCCATGGGCGAGACCAACATTTTCATCGCTGACTGGCTACCCTGA
- a CDS encoding LIC_10190 family membrane protein — protein MLFLVLAWFLLGVVSYTVGVSVLHSFQALRTQHRLGDYWLAATWLGLLTLANALLGLSLVTPLTPLSGGLLALALSLPALTTGRADLRLPALRAALLGRAAHWPALAGLLAVATGALLNRPIFIIDAGAYHIGSIEWLTQHGTVPGLALLNPTLGYSSAWFALVAPFNAGCAAGRAYTVANGFVYFLLLLQILLVTRRVWQSATQPVDWFLLAVSGLTWLLVTRFLGGLVFSPSPDIPVILGLPVLAWLLFLPEVPLAGTHPSAAGQEKLAPWVMALGLAGVKLNALPILGLSMLFLLAGKPPARRLVHAAALGGLLIWPGIVTRVVASGYPFFPSRALPLGLPWQYEGSHPAFTSSGIRAFAQWSGQPVPPGLDYPGRWIPHWIAHEPVAVTLIGLQVVTVVWALRRWRWWTPAMRWGGALAALGSLYVLTAAPSLRFLMGYPVIALGLVLTDVFSGGSAPTRSTADLATRQRRFPGLARYANGVGMGVVAGGLALGVAVAATRTTNTEQLIRQGIAAGRVTDGPDYAPGWLQPPRSRRIEYDDGLPRDTSVTRQQVHDVEVIVPHAMCWDLPLPCSPPYHKVGFRLRNPQRGLAGGFVRASPKP, from the coding sequence ATGCTATTCCTCGTTTTGGCCTGGTTCCTGCTGGGCGTCGTGAGTTACACCGTTGGGGTGAGCGTGCTGCATTCGTTTCAGGCCCTGCGGACGCAACACCGGCTTGGCGACTACTGGTTGGCGGCAACGTGGTTAGGGCTGCTGACCCTGGCCAACGCCTTGCTGGGCTTGTCGCTGGTGACGCCGCTGACACCGCTTTCCGGTGGCTTGCTGGCCCTGGCCCTAAGCCTACCGGCGCTCACAACCGGCAGAGCCGATTTGCGCCTGCCAGCACTCCGCGCCGCGCTGCTGGGCAGAGCGGCACACTGGCCGGCGCTGGCAGGACTGCTGGCCGTCGCCACAGGCGCGCTTCTCAACCGACCAATCTTCATCATTGACGCTGGGGCGTACCACATTGGCAGCATCGAGTGGCTGACGCAGCACGGCACCGTCCCAGGACTGGCGCTGCTCAACCCGACGCTTGGCTACAGTTCAGCCTGGTTTGCGTTGGTGGCGCCGTTCAATGCCGGATGCGCTGCCGGACGCGCCTACACGGTCGCCAACGGCTTTGTCTATTTCTTGCTCTTGCTTCAGATACTGCTCGTTACACGCCGTGTCTGGCAGAGCGCGACCCAACCGGTGGATTGGTTCTTGCTGGCGGTTTCAGGGTTGACGTGGCTTCTGGTAACGCGCTTTCTCGGAGGGTTGGTGTTTTCGCCATCCCCGGACATCCCCGTGATACTGGGGCTACCGGTGTTGGCCTGGCTGTTGTTTCTTCCAGAAGTGCCGTTGGCGGGGACTCACCCTTCCGCCGCCGGCCAAGAAAAGCTCGCCCCGTGGGTGATGGCCCTGGGGTTGGCCGGTGTCAAACTCAACGCCTTGCCGATTTTAGGGTTGTCCATGCTCTTCCTTTTGGCCGGAAAACCACCGGCCCGCCGCCTCGTCCACGCCGCTGCCCTGGGCGGGTTGCTGATTTGGCCGGGTATCGTGACGCGCGTCGTGGCGTCAGGCTATCCGTTTTTCCCATCGCGGGCGCTGCCGCTGGGACTTCCCTGGCAATATGAAGGGAGCCATCCGGCGTTCACAAGTAGCGGCATCCGGGCCTTCGCGCAATGGTCCGGTCAGCCGGTTCCGCCTGGCCTGGACTATCCGGGGCGCTGGATTCCGCACTGGATAGCCCACGAACCGGTTGCTGTGACGCTCATTGGGTTGCAGGTCGTGACGGTGGTCTGGGCGCTCAGGCGCTGGAGATGGTGGACGCCGGCAATGCGCTGGGGAGGCGCGCTTGCGGCTTTGGGAAGCCTCTATGTTTTGACGGCCGCCCCTTCCCTGCGTTTTCTGATGGGCTATCCCGTCATTGCCCTCGGCCTGGTTCTGACCGATGTGTTCTCCGGCGGTTCAGCGCCTACCCGATCAACCGCCGACCTTGCTACCCGACAACGCCGGTTTCCAGGGCTGGCCCGGTACGCAAACGGCGTGGGTATGGGCGTCGTGGCGGGCGGACTCGCCTTGGGGGTTGCCGTTGCCGCGACCAGAACGACCAATACCGAGCAATTGATTCGCCAGGGGATCGCTGCCGGGCGCGTCACGGATGGTCCCGACTATGCTCCAGGGTGGCTTCAGCCGCCACGGTCACGGCGCATCGAATACGATGATGGGTTGCCCCGCGACACGTCGGTTACGCGGCAGCAGGTACATGATGTCGAGGTTATCGTCCCCCATGCCATGTGCTGGGACTTACCGCTTCCCTGCTCGCCCCCCTACCACAAGGTTGGTTTCCGGCTGCGCAACCCCCAACGAGGCCTCGCCGGCGGGTTTGTCCGTGCTTCACCAAAACCATGA
- a CDS encoding acyltransferase, which yields MTETLHYRKHPTALVESDQIGRGTRIWAFAHILRGAVIGEDCNIGDHCYVESGAVVGNRVTIKNGVAVWDGVHLGDDVFLGPNVALTNDLLPRSRKPDWICHPTYIERGATIGANATIVCRVRIGEYAMVGAGSVVTKDLPAHALCFGNPATVRGWVCRCAARLIFDGEETTCRECGDRYCQTTSGIVRIE from the coding sequence ATGACCGAAACGCTCCATTACCGCAAACATCCGACGGCGCTGGTCGAGAGCGACCAGATTGGGCGCGGCACGCGCATCTGGGCATTTGCCCACATTCTGCGCGGGGCCGTGATTGGCGAGGACTGCAACATTGGTGACCACTGCTACGTCGAGTCGGGCGCAGTGGTCGGCAATCGAGTCACGATCAAGAACGGTGTTGCCGTCTGGGATGGCGTGCACTTGGGGGATGATGTGTTTCTGGGGCCAAACGTCGCGCTGACCAACGACCTGCTCCCACGCAGCCGGAAGCCCGATTGGATCTGCCATCCGACCTATATCGAACGTGGGGCGACCATTGGCGCGAACGCGACGATTGTGTGCCGGGTACGGATTGGCGAATACGCCATGGTCGGCGCCGGGTCAGTGGTCACGAAAGACCTGCCGGCCCACGCACTCTGCTTTGGCAATCCGGCCACGGTGCGCGGCTGGGTGTGTCGTTGTGCGGCGCGCTTGATTTTTGATGGAGAGGAAACCACCTGCCGTGAATGTGGCGACCGGTACTGCCAAACCACAAGTGGCATCGTCCGCATCGAGTAA
- a CDS encoding glycosyltransferase family 2 protein yields MNVATGTAKPQVASSASSNQRATLKVLAVPIAFNEEKKIGRVLDRFSPNLVDAIAVVDDASTDGTPQVIREKGAIHLRHDKQSGAGAAIRTAIRYAREQGYDVIVILAGNDKDRPAEIPRLLEPIASGACDFVQGSRYLPGGDFGNMPFYRQIATRFVHPILFSLAARRRVTDSTNGFRAIRLSIFDDPRIDIDQTWLDKYELEPYLMFKAIRLGYGFQEVPVTKIYPPKELGYTKMKPFSGWWSILRPIIYLGLGLKK; encoded by the coding sequence GTGAATGTGGCGACCGGTACTGCCAAACCACAAGTGGCATCGTCCGCATCGAGTAACCAACGGGCTACGCTCAAGGTGCTTGCCGTCCCGATTGCCTTCAACGAGGAAAAAAAAATCGGGCGCGTCCTGGATCGGTTTTCGCCAAACCTAGTGGACGCCATTGCCGTCGTGGATGACGCCTCAACCGATGGGACGCCCCAGGTCATCCGCGAGAAAGGCGCCATCCACCTGCGTCATGACAAGCAATCCGGGGCCGGCGCGGCCATTCGGACGGCCATCCGCTACGCCCGCGAGCAGGGCTACGACGTGATCGTGATTCTGGCCGGCAACGACAAAGACCGCCCGGCCGAAATTCCACGCTTGCTTGAACCAATCGCCAGTGGCGCATGCGACTTCGTGCAAGGCTCGCGCTACTTGCCGGGCGGCGACTTCGGCAACATGCCGTTCTATCGCCAGATTGCGACGCGGTTCGTTCATCCAATCCTGTTTTCACTCGCCGCGCGGCGGCGCGTCACCGACAGCACCAATGGGTTTCGCGCCATTCGGCTTTCGATTTTTGACGACCCACGGATTGACATTGACCAAACGTGGCTCGACAAGTACGAGCTTGAACCGTACCTGATGTTCAAAGCGATTCGCCTGGGCTATGGCTTCCAAGAAGTGCCGGTAACGAAGATTTATCCCCCAAAAGAACTTGGCTACACGAAAATGAAACCGTTTTCGGGCTGGTGGAGTATTCTTCGCCCGATTATCTATCTTGGACTTGGCTTGAAAAAGTAA
- a CDS encoding DegT/DnrJ/EryC1/StrS family aminotransferase, with translation MQIPFVDLQAQYQALKTELDAAVLRVMGQCNFILGKEVADFEQAFAEYVGAPYAVGVASGLDALKLALEALGIGSGDEVIVPAHTFIASALAVSAVGARPVLVDVDEASFNLDPALIEAAITPRTKAIMPVHLYGQPADLSPLLDIAQRHGLRVVEDASQAHGARYQGRRVGGFGDAGCFSFYPGKNLGAYGDAGGLVTNDAGLAERVRYLRNYGQEVKYKHVVKGYNLRLDTMQAAILSVKLRHLDDWNARRAAHAAAYTHALEGVGDLRLPRVVTGDHVFHLYVIRTKHRDALQAHLTERGVATVIHYPVPIHLQAAYADLGYRRGSFPVTERLADEILSLPIYAELTAEQQAHVINAVKSFFA, from the coding sequence ATGCAGATTCCCTTTGTTGATTTGCAGGCGCAATACCAAGCCCTCAAAACTGAGCTGGACGCCGCTGTGCTGCGGGTCATGGGGCAGTGCAACTTTATTCTGGGCAAGGAAGTGGCGGACTTTGAACAAGCGTTTGCCGAGTACGTTGGCGCACCCTATGCCGTCGGCGTTGCTAGTGGGCTGGATGCCCTCAAGCTGGCGCTCGAAGCCCTCGGCATTGGTTCGGGCGATGAAGTGATTGTCCCGGCGCATACGTTCATCGCTTCGGCGCTGGCAGTATCCGCCGTCGGGGCGCGCCCGGTCCTGGTGGATGTGGATGAAGCCAGCTTCAACCTCGATCCGGCGCTCATCGAGGCAGCCATCACACCACGGACGAAGGCGATCATGCCGGTTCACCTGTACGGACAACCCGCCGACCTCAGCCCACTTCTTGACATCGCCCAGCGGCATGGCTTGCGGGTGGTCGAGGACGCTTCACAGGCGCACGGAGCGCGCTACCAAGGGCGGCGCGTGGGCGGGTTTGGGGACGCCGGCTGTTTCAGTTTCTACCCTGGCAAGAATCTGGGCGCTTATGGTGACGCGGGCGGGTTGGTCACCAATGACGCCGGGCTGGCCGAGCGGGTGAGGTATTTGCGCAATTACGGGCAGGAGGTCAAATACAAGCACGTCGTCAAGGGGTATAACCTGCGGCTCGATACGATGCAGGCGGCCATCCTGAGCGTCAAGCTTCGCCACCTCGACGACTGGAATGCCCGCCGCGCTGCCCACGCTGCGGCCTATACCCACGCGCTCGAAGGCGTCGGCGACCTGCGCCTGCCGCGCGTCGTCACGGGCGATCATGTGTTTCACCTCTATGTCATCCGCACCAAGCACCGTGACGCGCTCCAGGCGCACCTGACCGAGCGCGGCGTTGCCACGGTCATTCACTACCCGGTGCCAATTCACCTCCAGGCGGCCTACGCCGACCTTGGCTACCGACGCGGGAGCTTCCCAGTTACAGAACGGTTGGCAGATGAAATTTTGTCGCTTCCCATCTATGCCGAGCTGACGGCTGAGCAACAGGCCCACGTCATCAATGCCGTGAAGTCCTTTTTTGCCTGA
- a CDS encoding lysophospholipid acyltransferase family protein, which yields MSRRIFQLPTLFPDPLRQRMFAPIKSLLERWLLFHQLNELYTEAITATSGDTHALFEAVLEALNVRYHVLESDLARVPMTGPVVVVANHPFGGIEGIILTSMLRSIRPDAKVMANYLLGCIPEAHDYFILVDPFERTASQKANIRPLRAALRLLARGGAVGIFPAGEVAHWQTGKRVVTDPAWKVTVARLVRASEATVVPVYFDGRNGALFQMAGFVHPRLRTAMLPHEFLNKRNREIEVRIGHPLPWGKLKAFDDEALTAHLRQRTYLLASRTEPVSRLPRALAAPLRLPKLPIGQPRRHPRALSAVATARASALLEAEIKALPETCRLLEQGDLTVWCASAEQIPHLLYEIGRLREETFRAAGEGTGKALDVDTFDAYYQHLFIWNSNRKEVVGGYRFGKTDEIVARFGKRGLYTHTLFAYQTAFLRSIGPALELGRSFVRQAYQKNYLPLMLLWKGIARYVTQHPRYRVLFGPVSITNEYRTASRRLIVEFLKANNFQPDLARLVRPRTPFESRTVAITQTLLGWKPRPIPAADIEEVSAFIADIEPDAKGVPVLLRQYLKLGGKVLAFNVDPDFGDALDGLIMVDLLDSDPRTLERYMGRDEARAFRAYHAETLTRAS from the coding sequence ATGTCTCGTCGTATTTTTCAGCTACCAACGCTCTTTCCTGATCCACTCCGCCAGCGGATGTTTGCTCCGATCAAGAGTCTCCTGGAACGCTGGCTGCTCTTTCATCAGCTCAATGAGCTTTACACAGAGGCGATCACGGCGACGAGTGGGGATACCCATGCCCTCTTTGAGGCCGTGCTCGAAGCGCTCAATGTCCGCTATCACGTTCTTGAAAGCGACCTAGCACGTGTGCCCATGACAGGGCCGGTTGTCGTTGTGGCCAATCACCCGTTTGGTGGCATCGAGGGCATCATTCTGACCTCGATGCTGCGCTCCATTCGGCCGGATGCCAAGGTCATGGCTAACTACTTGCTGGGTTGCATCCCCGAAGCCCATGACTATTTCATCCTGGTTGACCCATTCGAGCGCACAGCTTCGCAAAAGGCCAACATTCGTCCACTGCGCGCCGCCTTGCGCCTGCTGGCACGCGGCGGGGCGGTGGGGATTTTTCCGGCCGGTGAGGTGGCGCACTGGCAAACGGGCAAGCGCGTCGTCACGGACCCGGCCTGGAAAGTAACCGTTGCCCGGCTGGTTCGCGCAAGCGAGGCCACGGTGGTGCCGGTGTATTTCGACGGCCGCAATGGAGCGCTCTTTCAAATGGCCGGGTTCGTGCATCCACGCCTGCGAACGGCGATGCTGCCCCATGAGTTTCTCAACAAACGGAACCGTGAGATCGAAGTTCGCATTGGGCACCCGCTTCCGTGGGGGAAGCTCAAGGCGTTCGACGACGAGGCGCTGACGGCCCACCTGCGCCAGCGAACCTATCTGCTTGCCTCGCGCACCGAACCCGTCTCCCGCTTGCCGCGCGCGCTCGCGGCGCCGCTCCGGCTGCCAAAGCTGCCGATTGGGCAACCGCGACGCCATCCACGCGCGCTGTCTGCGGTTGCGACGGCGCGGGCCAGCGCGCTCCTGGAAGCTGAAATCAAGGCCCTGCCGGAGACGTGCCGGTTACTTGAACAAGGCGATCTCACGGTCTGGTGCGCCAGCGCCGAGCAAATCCCCCATCTCCTGTACGAGATCGGCCGCCTGCGCGAAGAGACGTTTCGGGCGGCCGGCGAAGGCACCGGCAAAGCGCTTGACGTGGATACGTTCGATGCCTATTACCAGCACCTTTTCATCTGGAACAGCAATCGGAAGGAAGTCGTCGGGGGCTACCGCTTTGGAAAGACGGACGAGATCGTGGCGCGCTTTGGCAAGCGTGGACTGTACACGCATACGCTCTTTGCCTACCAAACTGCCTTTTTGCGTAGCATTGGACCGGCGCTCGAATTGGGACGGTCGTTCGTCCGCCAGGCATACCAGAAAAACTATCTGCCCCTGATGTTGCTGTGGAAAGGCATTGCGCGTTACGTGACGCAGCATCCACGCTACCGGGTTTTGTTCGGCCCAGTCAGCATCACGAACGAGTACCGCACGGCATCGCGGCGGCTCATCGTGGAGTTTCTCAAGGCCAACAACTTCCAGCCCGACTTGGCGCGCCTGGTGCGCCCACGAACGCCTTTCGAGTCGCGTACGGTGGCCATCACCCAAACGCTTCTGGGGTGGAAACCACGCCCGATTCCGGCGGCCGACATCGAAGAAGTTTCCGCCTTCATTGCCGACATCGAACCAGATGCCAAGGGCGTTCCGGTACTCTTGCGGCAGTATCTCAAGCTGGGGGGCAAGGTCCTGGCGTTCAACGTTGACCCGGATTTTGGCGACGCGCTCGACGGACTCATCATGGTGGACCTCCTCGACAGCGACCCGCGGACGCTCGAACGCTACATGGGACGCGACGAAGCCAGGGCGTTCCGGGCCTA